The window AAAGACGTTCTTCTTCTAGACGTTACTCCTCTATCTTTCGGTATCGAAACGATGGGCGGCGTAATGACTAAGCTTATCGAGAAAAACACAACTATCCCTACTAAAGCGGATCAAGTGTTCTCTACAGCTGAAGACAACCAAAGCGCAGTAACTATCCACGTTCTTCAAGGTGAGCGTAAGCAAGCGACTTACAACAAGTCTCTTGGTCAGTTCAACCTAGAAGGTATTCAACCAGCACCACGTGGCATGCCACAAGTTGAAGTAACATTCGACCTAGATGCTGATGGTATCCTGAACGTATCTGCTAAAGATAAAGCGACAGGTAAAGAGCAGAAGATCACTATCCAAGCATCAGGCGGTTTGTCTGAGGAAGAGATCGAAGCAATGGTTCAAGAAGCAGAAGCTAACAAAGAAGCTGACAAGAAGTTCGAAGAGCTAGTAACTGCACGTAACCAAGCTGACCAAATGATTCACGGCACTAAGAAGCAAGTAGAAGAAGCTGGTGAAGCTCTACCTGCAGACGAGAAAGCTAAAATCGAAGCAGCTATCGAAGCTCTAGAATCAGTTAAGTCTGGTGACGACAAAGAAGCTATCGACGCTAAAGTTCAAGAACTTATGCAAGCAGCTCAAAAGCTAATGGAAATTGCTCAACAGAAAGCTCAAGCTGAACAAGCTGGTGCTGACGCTGGTGAACAACCTAAGCAAGATGACGATGTGGTAGACGCAGAGTTTGAAGAAGTTAAAGACGACAAAAAATAATTTCGTCGCAGAGTAGCCTGATTTCGTTGTCGGAAGTGCTCACCTACTAGCGTAGGCTCCGCGCTTCCTCCTAGAACTCAAGCTATCTGCTTAGAAATTTGTCTCGAAAACTTATTAATACGGGCGTCAGAGGTAACTCTCACGCCCGTAAATTTGTATTTAGACTTGTCGATCTAGATAATAGCTTTATTCGGCGTTTCAGCCGGCAGAACTTTTATCTAGATTGATACACAGACTGCTGAAGTGATCATTCGGTAGTAGCAATTATTTGGTGACCTAGAACATGTCAAAACGTGATTTTTACGAAGTATTAGGCGTAAGCCGCGATGCATCAGAGCGCGATATTAAAAAAGCGTACAAACGCTTAGCGATGAAATTCCACCCGGACCGTAATCAGGGTGATGACAGCGCAGCAGACAAATTTAAAGAAGTAAAAGTAGCGTACGAGATCCTAACCGATTCTCAAAAGAAAGCAGCTTACGACCAATACGGCCACGCAGCTTTTGAACAAGGTGGCATGGGTGGCGGCGGTTACGGTGGCGGTGGCCAAGGTGACTTCGGCGATATCTTCGGTGATGTGTTTGGCGATATCTTCGGCGGCGGTCGTCGTGGTGGTGGTCAAGCGCGTGCACAACGTGGTTCTGATTTGCGTTACAACATGGAGCTTTCCTTAGAAGAAGCCGTTCGTGGTGTATCTAAAGAGATTGAAGTACCAACACTTGTTGAATGTGACATTTGTGATGGTAGCGGTGCTAAAACGGGTTCTTCTGCACAAACGTGTGGTACTTGTCATGGCCACGGCCAGGTACAAATGCGCCAAGGTTTCTTTGCGGTTCAACAGACTTGTCCTACTTGTAACGGTAAAGGCAAGCTCATCAAAGACCCATGTAACTCATGTCATGGTCAAGGTCGCAAACAGAAGACGAAAACGCTTAACGTTAAGATCCCAGCAGGTGTTGATACTGGTGATCGCATTCGTCTATCTGGCGAAGGCGAAGCAGGGGAGCACGGCGCTCCAGCTGGCGACTTGTACGTACAAGTACACGTAAAAGAGCACAACATATTTGAGCGTGACGGCAACAACCTTTACTGTGAAGTGCCAGTAAGCTTCTCTATGGCCGCTTTAGGTGGTGAAGTTGAAGTTCCAACACTGGATGGTCGTGTAAACCTTAAAGTGCCAGAAGAGACACAAACGGGCCGTATGTTCCGTATGCGTGGCAAAGGCGTGAAAGGCGTTCGTGGCGGCGGTGTAGGTGACCTAATCGTTAAGCTAGTGGTTGAAACTCCGGTTAAGCTAAGCTCTCGTCAAAAAGAACTACTGCGTGAATTTGAAGAAACATGTTGTGGTGAAGCGGCAAGCAAGCACAAGCCAAAATCTGAAGGTTTCTTCAGTGGCGTGAAAAACTTCTTTGATGACCTAACTAAGTAATCAGTTCAGTGATTTGATAGCTTAAGTTATTAATCAAAAATAAAAACCTGCTCATGTAGCAGGTTTTTTTGTGTCTGAAGATAGTGTTTTCAAAGTGATGTTAAACCTTTGGCTTCTGCTTTTACGCGGCTCTTGATTTCTACATTACTTCCAACACGCTTGAGGCTCTGAAACACCTGAGTGGTGCAATTCTAATACATCGTTTTTTGAATCTAGGCAGTCATCGTTCGTTTGTGGTGCGTGTGGTTCTGCTTGAATGGAATATGTGGTACTACTCGCTGAAATTGTTAGTGTGTATCGGCTCGTATCGGTGTCACAAAACGAACACGTCCCTCCAGAAACTATGTTTCCTGCAGCCGTGGCATAATTTCCGGCATAAGCGCTCTCAAGCTCAAGTTGAATTTTTGCCATATCTGCAATCGCTGTCATTCGATGCGATTTTAAAACATGACTTGTGTAGCTTGGGTAAGCTATTGCACTGAGTACCCCTACAATGGCAACAGCGATCAATAATTCGAGCAGTGTCATTCCTTTCAGACTTAAATTGTTGTTGTTACATGTTTTTATTCGAATCTTCACGAGTAGTTTCCTTTCATAACTCTGTCCATTTTTCTCGGGTGGTAGCATCGATGCAAGATTAAATATGCTTACGCACCTGTTTACATAGGGATTTGGGAAATGACTCGCGGGTTTACTTTATTAGAGCTGTTAATAACGATATCGATACTGTCGATATTGGTAGCGACGGCTGCTCCGAGTTTTAGTTCAGTCACCCAAACAGTCAAGATACAGCGCCTTGCAGGGGAGTTGAATGGTTTCTTAGTTCAGGCAAAGTCTGAATCTGTGAAAAGGAATCAAAAACTTTGGGTACATTTCTCGATGGCTAAGAATGAAGAGCAATCTACAGGGGAATGGGCTGTATGGTTGAAACCTACGGAAGATCTGTCAGGTGATACATTGCTGATGTTGTCGGGAGAGCCGTTTCGAGACTTATCGTTTTCTCATAACTATACCGGCGCAAAAATCAGTTTTGAAAGTGTAAGAGGAAGGCCTGCCAGAGGTACGATTTACTTGGCTCCTAAAAGAGCTTCAACCGACCGACTCTTGATTAAATTATCAAGCCCTCCGGGGCGAATTAGAGTGTGTGGCGAGTCGGGTGCTCTGCATGGCTATTATGCTTGCTAAGCCCAGAACCAGAAGCTTGCGAAAGCAAAAGGGCGCATCACTCATTGAGTTGATGGTGGCCTCAGTTATTGGTGTGTTCGCGATTTCTATTATCGGCAGCGTATTTATGACGGGACACAGAATAGCCAGAGATAAAGGCATTGAATTATTGCTGCTACAAAATCTTACGAGCACGATGCAGGTAATGAAAGAAGATATTCAACGAGCAGGCTACGATGGGTCAAATGGTGAATCTCTGAAGCTATTAGGTGCCGTTAACACGATTCATGTTAGCGGTGGTGTTGAGGTGGGGTTCGTTTATTTCAAAGAGGGATCAACTGACGGAAAAAACTACAGGAATATCGTGTATAAAAAGGAGGGGACTCGATTGAAAATTTGTGAAAAGGGCGTTCTTACTCCAGGGAACATTTTAGCCCATGAGCAAGTTACCTCATGCTACTCACTTTTCGACGATAGCATTATCTCCGTCGACGATTTATCAATATCCTCACAAGTGTTGAGCAAAAATGGGGTGAACACTACGCTCACTGATTTGAATATTGTTGCGTCAATTCCGAGTGCAGGGATCTCTAAAGGTGTCGCAATAACCGTTAAGCAAAGGAATTGGCAATGACCTCGGTAAAGCAGCAAGCTGGAGTGGCTACGTTGTTAATCACATCTGTTTTAGTATTGAGTGCTTTAATTGTTACTTTGGGCACCTATCGCAGTATTTTTCATCAAATTAAGGTCGCGCAGAATGAAGTTCAAGTCCGCAAAGCTCATTGGAACGCCGAGGCTGGTTTGGAGTGTGGTTTTACCTATATAGCTGAAAATGATCTCACGGCTATTCCCAATGATTTAATGAATCACTGTCAGCAGTCGAAAGTCCTTACGTTGAAATCAGATAACCTAACACCGAATATATTGGTGTCGAGTGCTCACTATTTATCCCTGAACAAAGAGATAAATTTTAACAATTCGTCGGGGCTAGGGGCGATGCAAACCAATTCGAGTTTGGAGTTTATTTCTGATCACAATATCGATATTACCCCAGATATTAGTCTTACTGCGGTCGGTGGTATTAACGAATGTGTGTCTGTTCGGTTCTTAGATAGTGTGATCTATAAAAACCAAGGCGGCGGGCGTTTAAAGACAATCACACCTACGGGCGGTACCCTTCCTTTTCCTACCTTTGAGTCTTGCCAACCGACAACCGATATTAACCGCAATGCAACCATTGATTCAGTTGGGTCATTGCCTTCAAATGCTTTTCAATCAGATTTCAAATTTGACCCAGCCATCGATACTTTCTCTAATTACTTTGGGGTATCTAAAACGTCAGAAAATATTGACCAGATTAAGCGTGATTATCATGTGATTGACCTTATTGACAGGACTGTATCTCCCCCCAAGCACATTGATTTAGTCAATGGAAAGTATCAAGGCAATAAGTGTAGCCAAGCGATTAATAATGCCTTTGCTAGTGGCAAAGAGAAGGTATGGGTGATAGGTGATTGCGTGGTCTATCACCCACCAATTAATGTGGTAGAACCTATCCCCGGTGTTATTACTCCACGTTCATTAGTGATTCAAGATGGCATCGTTGCGAACGGTAATGCAAGTGTGTTTGATGGCTCCTTTTATCACCTAAATGATATGAGCATATACGACGAACCAGCCTCCCCTGATGTTGATACGGACCTGTTGAGCGGCTTATGGACCAAAGTTCCAAATACGATACCTATCGCCGGCTTAGTGCAGAGCAATTCGGTTTATATTGGATTTGCTTCTTTTTTTCCCAAGGGAGGAATGTTCTTTGATTCAGTTGGCGGGCTATCGACAATTCAAGGTTCGATAAACTTAGATTACACAGGGGAATACAACCCCCATAGTGTTCCTTTGAAAGCCAAATGGAAGAAAGGATCATGGAGTGACTTATAAAAATTCAGGCTTTAGCTTGATAGAGGTCCTGATCTCTTTTCTATTGATCGGTATCGCTTCGCTAGGGCTGGTTAAGCTACAGGTTTATGCAGAACAAAAATCGGATTACGCGCTGCACAGTGTAGAAGCGCTTCATTTTGCTGAAAGGCAGATGGAGTATTATCGAACTCGTGTATCGGATATGGGGGGAGCTGTAGGGTTAATCCTTTTTACGGATCTCAATCAAGCGGATTACTGTCGCAATGCGACAAGTTCGGATCCTTTATCTGGTTTGTCGGGCTCTGGGTATACGATGAGCTGTGAGGTGACAAATGCCAGTGGTGCCTTGTCTCACGCTTTGAAAAACATTACGGTGACTGTTGCATGGCAAGATCGCATGAACCGTGCGCAAAGTATTCGCCTCGAAACTATGCTCTCCAAATACAGTGAGTTTGATTGATCTATTAAGCAAACGTTTACTGTATGCCAAGCCCCACGCTTCTCCCTTACTGATAGTTTTCACTCCTCGGACATTGTTTACGTGCCAGTTAAAACCCTGTATATGGAATGGTGTTTTTTGTGTTTTTATATTGTTGCTGTTGTACGGTATTTTTGCAAAATATGTCTCCATTTATGGAAAATGATGTGGAACCTTGTGCTTTTTAACAGCGACTTTAATAGAATATGTGCTGTACCAATAGGCCATGGTCAAAACTTATATTAGGCCTAAACAAACAACATCACATATGGAGTTACCATGAGTAACCAAGCCGTAAAAAAAGCACCATCGACTGATAAGATCAGTGGTATGGACCGCTTTCTAAACTTCATTGAACGCGCCGGCAACAAAATTCCAGATCCAGCAATTCTGTTCTTCTGGGCTCTAGTTATTGTATGGGTAGCATCTGCACTTTTATCGAACCTTTCATTCGACTTAATCAACCCTCAAACGGGTGCTGCTCTTGAAGTAAACAACCTACTTACTGGTGAAGCGCTTGCTAGCTTCCTAGCGAATATGGTTACCACGTTCACAGGCTTCGCACCGCTAGGCATCGTACTTGTTGCTATGCTAGGTGTTGGCGTTGCTGACTCTTCAGGCTTCATTACGACTGGCCTTAAGAAGATGCTTAACTTCACGCCAGCTAAGCTACTAACGCCAATGCTAATTCTTGTTGCTATCGTGTCTCACACAGCAGCAGATGCAGGTTACGTTCTAGTAATCCCTCTTGGCGGTATCATCTTCCACGCAGCGGGTCGTCACCCTCTAGCGGGTATTGCAGCAGCGTTTGCTGGTGTATCAGGTGGTTTCTCAGCGAACTTCATTCCTTCTGGTATTGATCCGCTACTAGCCGGTTTCACTCAAACAGCGGCAAACGTTCTTGACCCTGCATATGTGATTAACCCTCTAGCGAACATCTTCTTTACTGGTTTGTCTTCAATTCTAATTGTGGCAATTGGTTGGTACGTTACAGAGAAAATCATCGAGCCTCGCCTTGCTAATACGCCTGTAGATGAAGATGCAGAACAAGCACCTGATCTAGGTACGTTCACAGCCATTGAATCTAAAGCATTCAAATTCGCAGGTTGGGCAATGGTTGCAGGTATTGGTCTGCTTATCGCGGCTCTAATGCCTGAAAACTCAGCACTTCGTTCGCCTGAAGGTGAGTTAACGGCGTTCTCAGCACCAGTAATGAAGTCTATCGTTCCTCTGATCTTCATCCTGTTTATTATTCCGGGTATCGTTTACGGCCGTGTAGCGGGTACATTCAAGAATAGTAATGATGTTATCAAAGCAATGTCTGAGACGATGGCAACGATGGGCGCATACATTGTAATGTCGTTCTTCTGTGCTCAGTTCTTATCAGCATTTGCTCAATCAAACATCGGTACTATGCTGGCACTTTACGGTGCAGAAGGCTTGAAAGCGATGGACCTTCCAGGTGAAGCAACGGTTGTTGGTATGATTCTACTAACGGCTTCAGTTAACCTTCTTGTCGGTTCTGCTTCAGCTAAGTGGGCTCTTATTGGTCCAATCTTAGTTCCTATGTTAATGGTTGTGGGTATCTCTCCTGAGCTATCTCAAGCGGCTTACCGTGTAGGTGATTCAGTGTCTAACATCATCTCTCCACTAATGGTGTTCTTCCCACTGGTTGTTGTTTACTGTCAACGTTACGTTAAGTCGACAGGTATCGGTACTCTAGCTTCTCTAATGATGCCATTCTCGATTGCTATGCTAATCGGTTGGTCTATCTTCTTGCTAGGTTACTGGGCTCTTGGTATCCCGCTAGGTATCCAAGCTCCTTACACTTACACAATGTAAGATAAGTAAAGCTAAGCAATAGAAGCAAAAATCAGTAAGATAAAATCATCGAAGCCCGCACCGAAATGTGCGGGCTTTTTTTCACTATTTTTTTCGTTATTTTGTTATATCCCAGACTTTTTATATCCAAAACTTTCTATATCCAAAACTTTTTATACCCACAATAAACGCACTCAGCTTATACTCCGGATTACGGCTAATTGTTGGCCGGTAAATTTAGGAAATCCAAGCCACATGAAAATTCTGCTTTTAGTAGGGTTAATTGTTTTAAATGGTCTGTTTGCCATGTCAGAGATTGCACTGGTAGCAGCAAAAAATAGTCGGCTGAAACGCTTAGCCGAAAAACATCGCTCCGCTCAGGTTGCTCTAGAACTCAAAGAAAACCCAACCCGCTTCCTCTCTACAATCCAAATCGGTATCACGGTAATCGGCCTACTCAGCGGTATCGTGGGTGAGGCTACGTTATCAGCTCCACTTGCGGTTCAACTTGAACTGTGGGGACTCGATCCAACACAAGCGAATATCCTGTCTACCGCGGTAGTCGTTGTTGGTATTACTTACTTCGCGATTGTTGTGGGTGAGTTGGTACCAAAACGTTTTGCTCAATCTCAAGCTGAAAACATTGCTGTGCTAGTCGCGCTGCCTATCTTCTGGTTATCTAAAATTGCGACGCCGTTTGTGTTTGCGTTGTCGGCTTCTACGGAAGGTATTCTCAAGTTAATGGGACGTGGTGGCGAAGAAGACAGTGTGACTGAAGATGATATTCATGCACTCGTGAAAGAAGGCTCGGAATCTGGTGTGATTGAACGTGGCGAGCAAGAGATGATTCGTAATATCTTGCAGCTTGATGACCGTCTGGTGAGCTCTTTAATGACTCCACGTCGAGACGTCGACTTTCTGGATATTAGCCAACCGGTTGAGCAGATATTAAAAAAACTACGCAGTTCAAAGCATAGTGTATTTCCATTGTGCCAAGATCACCTCAATAAAGTGGTCGGTACGGTGTCAGCCAAAGCCTTATTGAATCAGGCGGGCAATTTAAATATTCAAGTGATCATGGGGCTATCTCGCTCTCCGATTTATGTTCCTGAATCGATGAAGGCTTTACGTCTGCTTGGCTATTTTAAAGAGTCGGGTACAGAGATGGCATTCATTGTTGATGAATATGGCGATGTTCAAGGCCTTGTGACTCATTACGATATCCTAAAGGCGATTGCTGGTGAGTTATCGAACAACCCTAAAGATCTTTGGACAGAGCAAGTGGAAGACGGTTTATTAGTGGATGGATTAATCCCTATCAGTGAGCTGAAAAATCGTTTAGAGCTGTCGGATTTTGAGGGTGAAACCGAGAGTTTTCAAACGTTAAATGGCCTTGTGACTTGGCTAATTGGACGCTTGCCGGATACTGGCGAAGTTGTTCAATACCAGCAGTGGCAGTTTGAAATTATCTCGGTCGAGAATAATCGCATTGTGAGTATCAAAGCGACGCGAATAGCCGATGACATAGAAGGTGCCAATAGCTAGCGATCCGCCTAACCAGTAAGCGGCTATTGTTCATTGTCTCTTATCTCTTTATTGTTCATTATCACGAAGATTAGGTATGCTTCACCGCATACCTATTTTCGTTTTTATCCTTTGTTTTCTGGAGATACCTTTGTCAGATCATCAATTCACCCCTCAAGATGAAATCTTCATGCGACGCGCCATCGAGGTAGCTAAGCAAGCAGAGAAAGAGGGAGAGGTTCCCGTTGGTGCTGTACTAGTGAAAGATGGAGAGATTATCTCAGAAGGATGGAATCGCTCGATTGGCAGCCACGATGCGACGGCACATGCAGAAATCGAAACCTTGCGTAAAGCAGGTCAAGCCTTGGAAAACTATCGCTTACTTGATACCACTTTATACGTCACGCTAGAGCCTTGCCCAATGTGCGCGGGTGCCTTGCTACACAGCCGAGTAAAGCGCATTGTATTTGGGGCTCCTGACTTAAAAGCCGGGTCGGCGGGGACGGTGTTAAACCTCTTTGAAAGCCAAGCTTCATACCACTATGCCGATGTTGAGCATGGCTTATTAGAAGCAGAGTGTCGCGAGCAGTTACAGGCGTTTTTCAAGCGCCGTAGAAAAGAGATCAAAGAGAAGCGAAAGCAAGAGCGTCTGTTGGAAGAGCAGCGTTTAGAATCCGATAAGGCAAGTAACAAGAATAACGTCAGTAACAAGAACAAGGTCTGTAACAACAAATAGCAGCAAGCTTTCGGCACTCTCAATCGCAAGAGTGCCAAGTAAACTTACTTGGTCATTACTTTTACTCAGCAATCATCTGCATGAAAGCACGGTTGCGCCAAATGATCTTCTTCTTATTATTTGAAAGCATACGCTTACGACGGTTGGCAGCAACGGTCTTATCAAGGCGTTTCGATTTCAGTTTGTTCTTCATCATTTCAACGATTTCCTATTTGTCGTCTGGCTTTGTAATTATGACTTCAGTTTTAATTATAGTAGTTATTTGTTTATAAGCTCTGCCACGAACTTAGCGTTAGCTTTCTGAACCAGTATCGTGATGGCTAAGAGTTGAATGCCACCGAGCATTATGTCGCTTATGGTGTGACGTTATAAAGTTCGATTGTTACTGCAATATGACACACTGGATATCACAGGCGTTTTGTTTGTTTTGATCATTTATCGTGATGCAATAAAAAAGAGCAATGCTAAATGGCATTGCTCTTTTTCTGTTATTTGGAAGACTCTGCGTCGTTCACTGCGGATTCAGCCTCACTGATTGTTGATTCAGCATCTGAAACCTCTAGCGGTGGGATAACTACCAAACCTTCAAGGCTCGCTTCTTCCTCTTTATTACGCTTATTTACATGGCCAATAATGCTCTGATAATAACGGCGAATGTTCTCGACGTAATTCCTTGCTTCATCACCACGCGCATACCCGTAACGAGTTTTGCTGTAGTACTTCTTCTGTCTTAGCAGAGGAAGTCTGTCTTTCACATCACCCCAAGCATCAGGATCTCCGCCTTGTGCTTTGGTTAAGCGACGAGCATCCATCATGTGCCCGTAACCTACGTTATATGAGGCAAGCGCAAACCAGATCTTCTCGTGTTGAGTGATTGAATCTGGTACTCGATTCACGATACGTCGCAGGTATTCAACACCGCCTTGTACCGACTGTTTCGGGTCGAGACGATTGGTTACACCAACGCTCTTCGCAGTAGGCAGTGTCAACATCATCATGCCTCTAACACCCGTTGGAGAGCGCGCGACCGGGTTCCAGTGTGACTCTTGGTATGCCAAAGCTGCAATCAAGCGCCAGTCAAATTCTTGTGAGTACTTCTGAAACAGCGGAGACCATTTTGGCAGCTTGCTATCCAATGCGCGGATAAATGCACGAGTATCAACGTAATCAAAGGTGCCGATATGGCCGATGTATTTTTCTTCCAGTGAAGCCAGTTCACCAGACTGTTTTAGGTTACCAAAGAACTCAATCAGTAATGCATAAAGGCTTTCATCTTCAGACTTTTGTAAATACCAAGAGATAGGTTGATCTTCTGTCAGCTCAAAAGCTAAGGCTACGTCTGGGTATAAACGTTGTGCGAGCGACAACTCAATCGAGTCCGCAACAGTAAACAAGCGCTCACCAGTAGAGACTTCCTTTAGCAGGTCGTTGATGTCAGCATTACCTATTGCATCATAGATAAAGTCATCGTGCTTGTTCTGGATCTGTTTTAGCGTTGGCTCAAAGTGTGAGTCCTTCACTACCACCAAAGATGGCGTCAATGTTTCGGTAGATGCAGGCTCTTCTGATTCAGTTTGTGCTTTTACGAAATCAGCTTGACGCTTATTCTCGAACTTGATCAGTTGTTGAAGGTTTCTTGGGCGCCACTGTCCTTTTTTATACACCACTTGTTGGCTTACATAGTAATAGGCGGGCGCGGCGCGATAAGCGCGTGTCAGGTTATTGTTTTGCGTTAACCCTGTCGCGATAAGATCGATCTCGCCTTTCTTTAAGGCTGGGAATAGGCCGGATAAACGATAAGCGGGTTTAATCTCAAGCTGTACACCAAGCTCCTGCGCAAATTCACGAGCTAACTCGTAATCCAAACCAGCAGGGCCATCGGGACCAATGTAATAAGAGAGTTGGTTATTTAGGGTGCCGACGCGAAGAACGCCTCGCTCTCGTATCTGCTCAAGGACACTTTTAGGTTCTGACTCAATCTGGCATCCAGCCAACCCAACTAGGGCAATGGCAAGCAGAAGGAACTTAGACGAAAAGATGAGCGTAAATTTAGGCATCAAAATGAAATCTCGAAAAGTGGAAGCCCCTTTATACCAAACCCCGCAAGGCTGGCAAAGCAGGTTTATTTAAACAGTTGTAAAAGTGCTGATAAATGCAGCAAAAGTACCATTTACGCAGAAAGATAAAAAAAATCACGCAAACGGTTGCTTTTGGTGTTACGTCACAAAAAGAAATGCTTTATAATGCGCTCGCATTGAAGAGGTGGAATCGGCATAGGTTTGGCAACCTTCGGGAATAGCTTCGAAGAAAACAGTTAGGTTGTTCCTATAACCCACTGAATTTATTCCAATACTACCTTAATCAACTGCATAAGAGACCTAAGCACATGAGAATTTTGCGTGGCTCCCCAGCTCTATCTGAGTTTCGTGTTAACAAGCTTTTAGAGCTTTGTCGTGAATTAAGCTTACCTGTAACAGGTATTTACGCTGAGTTTGCTCACTTTGCTGATCTAACGGCAGACTTAGATGAGTCTGAAGTTGAGAAGCTAGAAAAGCTACTGACTTACGGTCCAACGATTGAAGAGCATGAACCTGAAGGTTTACTGCTACTTGCAACGCCACGCCCGGGCACTATCTCGCCTTGGTCTTCAAAATCAACAGATATCGCACACAACTGTGGACTGGCTAAAGTGTCACGTCTAGAGCGCGGTACTGCTTTCTACATTGAAACCTCTGCTGAACTTTCTGAGCTTCAACTTGTTGAGCTGAAAGCAATCCTGCACGACCGTATGATGGAAGTGGTTTTCACTGACTTCGAATCAGCGGCGGCACTATTTACCGTGGCTGAGCCTGCTCCTTATGCGGAAGTTGACCTATTAACTGGCGGACGTAAAGCGCTTGAAAAAGCAAACGTTACCCTAGGTCTTGCACTTGCAGAAGATGAGATCGATTACCTTCTTGAAAGCTTCACCGAGAAGCTAGGTCGTAACCCGACTGATATCGAGCTAATGATGTTTGCACAAGCGAACTCAGAGCACTGTCGTCATAAGATCTTTAACGCTGATTGGACTATCGATGGCGTTAAGCAAGAAAAATCATTGTTCAAGATGATTAAGAACACCTTTGAAACGACACCAGAACACGTTCTGTCTGCTTATAAAGATAACGCAGCAGTAATGACAGGTTCTGAAGTCGGTCGTTTCTTCCCAGATCCAGAAACTCGCCAGTACAACTATCACCAAGAGAAAACACACATCTTGATGAAAGTTGAAACGCACAACCATCCAACGGCAATCTCTCCATGGCCGGGCGCATCAACAGGTTCAGGCGGTGAAATCCGTGATGAAGGCGCGACTGGTATTGGTGGTAAACCAAAAGCGGGTCTGGTTGCTTTCTCTGTATCTAACCTTAAGATCCCGAACTTCGTTCAACCTTGGGAAACTGACTTTGGTAAGCCAAGCCGTATCGTTACTGCTTTGGATATCATGCTTGAAGGTCCTCTTGGTGGAGCAGCATTCAACAACGAATTTGGTCGTCCAAACCTATTGGGTTACTTCCGTACTTACGAAGAGAAAGTAAACTCTCACGCAGGTGAAGAAGTACGTGGTTACCACAAGCCAATCATGCTGGCTGGTGGTCTAGGTAACATTCGTGATGATCATGTTCAGAAGAAAGAGATCCCAGTTGGTGCGAGCCTAATCGTTCTTGGCGGTCCTGCAATGAACATCGGCCTTGGTGGCGGTGCTGCATCTTCAATGGATTCTGGTTCTTCTTCTGAAGATTTAGATTTTGCTTCTGTACAGCGTGAAAACCCAGAGATGGAACGTCGTTGTCAGGAAGTGATTGACCGTTGTTGGCAGCTTGGTGATGCGAACCCAATCGCATTCATCCACGATGTGGGCGCAGGCGGTATCTCGAATGCCCTTCCTGAGCTAGTAGACGACGGCGAGC is drawn from Vibrio sp. SNU_ST1 and contains these coding sequences:
- a CDS encoding PilW family protein — translated: MAIMLAKPRTRSLRKQKGASLIELMVASVIGVFAISIIGSVFMTGHRIARDKGIELLLLQNLTSTMQVMKEDIQRAGYDGSNGESLKLLGAVNTIHVSGGVEVGFVYFKEGSTDGKNYRNIVYKKEGTRLKICEKGVLTPGNILAHEQVTSCYSLFDDSIISVDDLSISSQVLSKNGVNTTLTDLNIVASIPSAGISKGVAITVKQRNWQ
- a CDS encoding GspH/FimT family pseudopilin, which codes for MTRGFTLLELLITISILSILVATAAPSFSSVTQTVKIQRLAGELNGFLVQAKSESVKRNQKLWVHFSMAKNEEQSTGEWAVWLKPTEDLSGDTLLMLSGEPFRDLSFSHNYTGAKISFESVRGRPARGTIYLAPKRASTDRLLIKLSSPPGRIRVCGESGALHGYYAC
- a CDS encoding AbgT family transporter, producing MSNQAVKKAPSTDKISGMDRFLNFIERAGNKIPDPAILFFWALVIVWVASALLSNLSFDLINPQTGAALEVNNLLTGEALASFLANMVTTFTGFAPLGIVLVAMLGVGVADSSGFITTGLKKMLNFTPAKLLTPMLILVAIVSHTAADAGYVLVIPLGGIIFHAAGRHPLAGIAAAFAGVSGGFSANFIPSGIDPLLAGFTQTAANVLDPAYVINPLANIFFTGLSSILIVAIGWYVTEKIIEPRLANTPVDEDAEQAPDLGTFTAIESKAFKFAGWAMVAGIGLLIAALMPENSALRSPEGELTAFSAPVMKSIVPLIFILFIIPGIVYGRVAGTFKNSNDVIKAMSETMATMGAYIVMSFFCAQFLSAFAQSNIGTMLALYGAEGLKAMDLPGEATVVGMILLTASVNLLVGSASAKWALIGPILVPMLMVVGISPELSQAAYRVGDSVSNIISPLMVFFPLVVVYCQRYVKSTGIGTLASLMMPFSIAMLIGWSIFLLGYWALGIPLGIQAPYTYTM
- the dnaJ gene encoding molecular chaperone DnaJ, whose translation is MSKRDFYEVLGVSRDASERDIKKAYKRLAMKFHPDRNQGDDSAADKFKEVKVAYEILTDSQKKAAYDQYGHAAFEQGGMGGGGYGGGGQGDFGDIFGDVFGDIFGGGRRGGGQARAQRGSDLRYNMELSLEEAVRGVSKEIEVPTLVECDICDGSGAKTGSSAQTCGTCHGHGQVQMRQGFFAVQQTCPTCNGKGKLIKDPCNSCHGQGRKQKTKTLNVKIPAGVDTGDRIRLSGEGEAGEHGAPAGDLYVQVHVKEHNIFERDGNNLYCEVPVSFSMAALGGEVEVPTLDGRVNLKVPEETQTGRMFRMRGKGVKGVRGGGVGDLIVKLVVETPVKLSSRQKELLREFEETCCGEAASKHKPKSEGFFSGVKNFFDDLTK
- a CDS encoding prepilin-type N-terminal cleavage/methylation domain-containing protein gives rise to the protein MTYKNSGFSLIEVLISFLLIGIASLGLVKLQVYAEQKSDYALHSVEALHFAERQMEYYRTRVSDMGGAVGLILFTDLNQADYCRNATSSDPLSGLSGSGYTMSCEVTNASGALSHALKNITVTVAWQDRMNRAQSIRLETMLSKYSEFD
- a CDS encoding type IV pilin protein, encoding MLPPEKNGQSYERKLLVKIRIKTCNNNNLSLKGMTLLELLIAVAIVGVLSAIAYPSYTSHVLKSHRMTAIADMAKIQLELESAYAGNYATAAGNIVSGGTCSFCDTDTSRYTLTISASSTTYSIQAEPHAPQTNDDCLDSKNDVLELHHSGVSEPQACWK